In Luteibacter mycovicinus, a genomic segment contains:
- a CDS encoding glucose 1-dehydrogenase, whose protein sequence is MSKLKDKVALVTGASKGIGAAIARSLAAEGASVVVNYASSKAGADAVVAAIEAAGGKAVAVGGDVSKQADAEGLVAAAIEHFGRLDIVVNNSGVYEFASIEATTEELYRRIFDINVLGTILVTQAASKHLGQGASVINIGSAVTRITPVDSSVYTGTKGAVDAITGVLSRELGPRGIRVNSVNPGMVITEGTHTAGIAGGDFETWAASQTPLGRVGKPEDIAPIVTFLASDDARWVTGELILGSGGMR, encoded by the coding sequence ATGAGCAAGCTGAAAGACAAAGTCGCGCTGGTCACCGGCGCATCCAAGGGTATCGGCGCCGCCATCGCCAGGTCGCTGGCCGCCGAAGGCGCGTCGGTCGTCGTCAACTACGCTTCGAGCAAGGCGGGCGCGGACGCGGTCGTGGCAGCCATCGAGGCGGCCGGTGGCAAGGCTGTCGCGGTAGGCGGTGACGTCTCGAAGCAGGCCGACGCGGAAGGGCTCGTTGCCGCCGCCATCGAGCACTTCGGCCGTCTGGACATCGTCGTCAACAACTCCGGTGTCTACGAGTTCGCATCGATCGAGGCCACCACCGAAGAACTGTATCGCCGCATCTTCGATATCAACGTACTGGGCACCATTCTGGTGACGCAGGCCGCGTCGAAGCACCTGGGCCAGGGCGCGAGCGTGATCAACATCGGATCCGCGGTCACGCGTATCACACCGGTCGACAGCAGCGTCTACACGGGCACCAAGGGCGCCGTCGACGCGATTACCGGCGTGCTCTCGCGCGAGCTCGGCCCGCGCGGCATCCGCGTCAACTCGGTCAACCCGGGCATGGTCATCACCGAAGGCACGCACACGGCGGGCATCGCCGGCGGCGACTTCGAAACCTGGGCTGCCAGCCAGACCCCGCTCGGCCGCGTCGGAAAGCCGGAAGACATCGCGCCGATCGTGACCTTCCTCGCCTCGGACGACGCACGCTGGGTGACCGGCGAACTGATCCTCGGCTCGGGTGGCATGCGCTAA
- the yjjX gene encoding inosine/xanthosine triphosphatase, protein MSSPQSTLKVVVGSLNPVKIGAVRNAIAPLFPGRLIECEGMHAPSGVPEQPMTAAETREGAINRMEYCRAHGAEADFYVALEGGVDVTADGPGTMGYVAIAGGDDVSVGCSAWLPLPPAVYEALVDGEELGPVMDRLFGTVNIKQQGGAIGLVTNGHVTRESAYTQTIMLAMAPFLHPELYGLVAAEDA, encoded by the coding sequence ATGTCGTCACCCCAAAGCACGCTCAAGGTCGTCGTCGGCTCCCTCAATCCCGTCAAGATCGGCGCGGTACGCAACGCTATCGCACCGCTTTTTCCGGGACGGCTGATCGAATGCGAAGGCATGCACGCACCGTCGGGCGTGCCGGAACAACCGATGACCGCCGCCGAGACTCGCGAAGGCGCGATCAACCGGATGGAATACTGCCGCGCACACGGCGCCGAGGCGGACTTTTACGTGGCGCTGGAGGGCGGCGTGGACGTCACCGCGGATGGTCCGGGCACCATGGGCTATGTCGCGATCGCCGGGGGCGATGACGTATCGGTCGGCTGCAGCGCGTGGCTGCCCCTGCCGCCGGCCGTTTACGAGGCGCTGGTCGATGGCGAGGAGCTCGGTCCCGTCATGGATCGCCTGTTCGGCACCGTCAACATCAAGCAGCAGGGTGGCGCCATCGGCCTGGTCACGAATGGTCACGTGACGCGCGAGAGCGCGTACACGCAGACCATCATGCTGGCGATGGCGCCGTTCCTGCATCCGGAACTCTACGGGCTGGTCGCGGCGGAAGACGCTTAG
- a CDS encoding response regulator transcription factor, translating to MVHRVILADDHPVVLKGISLALTKDGLADVVGEAQSPDELLAALAAQPCDALITDFSMPEPGRDGLALLTEVRKLYPPLPIMVITTLANPALYREILGTGVRGLIGKSGDTREIPEALAQIVSNHVYLGASVREMIVTPQGEPVGKGTLADLSPRELEILRLFAAGNSVTDIARATGRGLSTVSQQKTNAMRKLRLDTDAEIFEYIDRLRLPPADESDGKQDSRRRPRRT from the coding sequence ATGGTTCACCGCGTCATTCTTGCGGATGATCATCCCGTCGTTCTCAAGGGCATCAGCCTGGCCCTGACCAAGGACGGCCTTGCCGACGTGGTCGGCGAGGCGCAATCGCCCGATGAACTGCTGGCTGCGCTCGCCGCGCAGCCTTGCGATGCGCTGATTACCGATTTCAGCATGCCGGAGCCCGGACGGGACGGGCTCGCGCTGCTTACGGAAGTGCGGAAGCTCTATCCGCCATTGCCGATCATGGTGATCACCACGCTGGCCAATCCCGCGCTGTATCGCGAGATTCTCGGTACGGGCGTCCGCGGACTGATCGGGAAGTCGGGCGACACCCGGGAAATTCCCGAGGCATTGGCGCAGATCGTGTCCAACCATGTGTACCTGGGTGCCTCCGTTCGCGAGATGATCGTTACGCCGCAGGGCGAGCCGGTGGGCAAGGGCACCCTGGCGGACCTGTCGCCGAGGGAGCTGGAGATCCTGCGGTTGTTCGCCGCGGGTAACAGCGTGACCGACATCGCCCGCGCCACGGGCCGTGGTCTTTCGACCGTGAGCCAGCAGAAGACGAATGCCATGCGCAAGCTGCGGCTGGACACGGATGCTGAGATCTTCGAATACATCGACCGGCTGCGGTTACCGCCGGCCGATGAGAGCGATGGCAAACAAGATAGTCGCAGGCGACCGCGCCGGACATAG
- the pgm gene encoding phosphoglucomutase (alpha-D-glucose-1,6-bisphosphate-dependent) yields the protein MSAKISPLAGKPATETTPVDVAALLAAYHDLRPDPSVPEQRVVFGTSGHRGSSFDRSFNAWHVQAVVQAICEYRRKEGVDGPVFVGIDTHALSAPAFESTLEVLAANGVPTYISAGGEYTPTPAVSHAILVFNHGRDSGHADGIVITPSHNPPESGGIKYNPPHGGPADTDATSWIAARANALIEGGLREVKRQPYAQALKASTTQEYDFLERYVADLGNALDLDIIRNKGVRMGVDPLGGAGVHYWRAIGERYKLDLTVVSETVDKTFSFMSLDWDGRVRMDPSSAYAMQRLIGLKDKFDVAFACDTDHDRHGVVAPSTGLLPANHYLAAAAWYLFQNRPGWRADAAVGKTAVSTGLLDRIAAHLGRPLREVPVGFKYFVSGLYDGSLGFGCEESAGASFLSKDGGAWSTDKDGIVAALLAGEMTARLGKDPGEIYRGITGELGDPANSRIDAPASHAQKAKLSKLAPDQVESRTLAGDPIVEVVNQAGGQPIGGIKVISAEAWFAARPSGTEDIYKVYGESFRGNDHLQQVLAEAQAMVDKALS from the coding sequence GTGAGTGCCAAGATCAGCCCGCTGGCGGGAAAGCCCGCTACGGAAACCACTCCGGTCGACGTCGCCGCCCTGCTTGCCGCGTATCACGACCTGCGACCCGATCCGTCGGTACCCGAGCAGCGCGTCGTCTTCGGTACGTCCGGCCACCGCGGCTCCTCGTTCGATCGTTCGTTCAACGCATGGCATGTGCAGGCCGTGGTCCAGGCGATCTGTGAGTATCGCCGTAAGGAAGGCGTGGACGGGCCTGTGTTCGTAGGCATCGATACACACGCGCTGTCCGCCCCGGCGTTCGAGAGCACGCTCGAAGTGCTCGCCGCGAACGGCGTGCCGACTTACATCTCGGCCGGTGGGGAATACACCCCGACACCCGCGGTCTCGCACGCTATCCTGGTGTTCAACCATGGGCGCGACAGCGGACATGCCGACGGCATCGTCATCACGCCGTCGCACAACCCGCCCGAGAGCGGCGGCATCAAGTACAACCCGCCGCACGGTGGGCCCGCCGATACCGATGCGACATCCTGGATCGCGGCCCGCGCCAACGCGCTGATCGAGGGCGGCCTGCGTGAAGTGAAGCGGCAGCCGTACGCACAGGCGCTGAAGGCGTCGACGACGCAGGAATACGACTTCCTGGAACGCTACGTGGCCGATCTGGGCAATGCGCTCGATCTGGACATCATCCGGAACAAGGGCGTCCGGATGGGCGTGGACCCTCTGGGTGGCGCCGGCGTCCACTACTGGCGCGCCATCGGTGAGCGTTACAAGCTCGACCTGACCGTGGTCAGTGAGACCGTCGACAAGACCTTCTCCTTCATGTCGCTCGACTGGGATGGCCGTGTCCGCATGGATCCATCGTCCGCCTATGCGATGCAGCGGCTGATCGGCCTGAAGGATAAGTTCGACGTGGCCTTCGCCTGCGACACGGACCACGATCGCCACGGCGTGGTCGCGCCCAGCACGGGGCTGCTGCCGGCCAATCACTACCTGGCGGCCGCCGCCTGGTATCTGTTCCAGAACCGTCCGGGCTGGCGCGCGGACGCGGCCGTCGGCAAGACAGCGGTGAGCACGGGTCTGCTCGACCGCATCGCCGCGCATCTGGGCCGCCCGCTGCGCGAAGTGCCGGTCGGCTTCAAGTACTTCGTGTCAGGACTCTACGACGGCAGTCTCGGCTTCGGCTGCGAGGAAAGCGCTGGCGCGTCGTTCCTGTCGAAGGACGGCGGGGCCTGGTCGACCGATAAGGACGGCATCGTCGCCGCGTTGCTTGCCGGCGAGATGACCGCGCGGCTGGGCAAGGATCCCGGTGAGATCTACCGGGGTATCACCGGCGAACTGGGTGATCCGGCCAATTCGCGCATCGACGCGCCGGCCTCCCACGCGCAGAAGGCGAAGCTGTCGAAGCTCGCTCCGGACCAGGTCGAATCCAGGACGCTCGCCGGCGATCCGATCGTCGAGGTGGTCAATCAGGCGGGCGGCCAGCCGATTGGCGGGATCAAGGTGATTTCCGCGGAGGCATGGTTCGCGGCCCGTCCGTCGGGCACCGAGGACATCTATAAGGTCTACGGCGAAAGTTTTCGCGGCAACGATCACCTCCAGCAGGTGCTGGCTGAGGCGCAGGCCATGGTAGACAAGGCTCTCAGCTGA